A stretch of Episyrphus balteatus chromosome 2, idEpiBalt1.1, whole genome shotgun sequence DNA encodes these proteins:
- the LOC129912584 gene encoding tRNA-specific adenosine deaminase 1 — protein MQPKNLANSFAEITFKKFNSLPKTGKPTKSEWTVLSSIIQVDNSQNGETKVVALGCGTKCIGKSKLCPFGLILNDSHAEVLARRGFLRYIYHQLKSRNDLITYDETKYVFRIKGSISFHFFTTQVPCGDACIASEPIENCNEIPNKRIKLDDNKSNAGDVLNSSKVFTGAKLIGNHESDPMNQVQGSLRTKPGRGDRTLSMSCSDKLSKWNILGVQGALLDMILEKPIYLESLNFSCQFDMNSMQRAIYGRWKEREFKSNRFIAQEPQIHFSEKCSFEFSQDPKKNASPNGLVWCDVPEDNGPYEISVNGKKQGITKKLLQTKKASLKISKLQLLEEFCEFVKSHSELKTKFILGEDDLESKTYRELKEMSQEYQDSWKVLKESYFQQWTKRPDNILDFNLLSCNKNS, from the exons ATGCAACCAAAAAATCTTGCAAATTCCTTTGCGGAGAtaacttttaagaaatttaattctcttccAAAAACAGGCAAACCAACCAAATCAGAATGGACAGTTTTATCTTCCATAATTCAAGTTGACAACAGCCAAAATGGTGAAACAAAAGTTGTTGCCCTCGGATGTGGGACAAAATGTATAGGCAAATCAAAACTATGTCCATTCGGTTTGATATTAAATGATTCCCATGCCGAAGTATTGGCTAGGAGGGGTTTCCTACGATATATTTACCATCAACTGAAAAGTAGGAATGATTTGATTACTTATGATGAAACAAAATAcgtttttcgaataaaaggTTCGATAAGCTTTCATTTCTTTACCACACAAGTTCCTTGTGGAGATGCTTGTATAGCTTCTGAACCAATAGAGAACTGTAATGAGATTCCCAATAAGCGCATAAAGTTAGATGACAATAAATCCAATGCTGGAGATGTATTGAATTCATCTAAAGTATTCACTGGAGCAAAGCTTATCGGGAATCATGAATCTGATCCAATGAATCAAGTTCAAGGTTCACTTAGGACTAAACCAGGTCGTGGAGATCGTACTCTATCGATGTCATGTAGTGACAAACTCTCCAAGTGGAATATTTTAGGTGTTCAGGGTGCTTTATTGGACATGATTCTAGAAAAACCAATTTATTTGGAATCATTGAATTTCTCTTGCCAATTCGATATGAATTCTATGCAAAGAGCTATCTATGGACGATGGAAAGAAAGAGAGTTCAAAAGTAATAGATTTATTGCTCAAGAACCTCAAATTCACTTTTCAGAAAAGTGTAGTTTTGAGTTTTCTCAAGATCCGAAGAAAAATGCATCTCCAAATGGTTTAGTTTGGTGCGATGTCCCAGAAGACAATGG GCCATACGAGATCTCAGTCAATGGCAAAAAGCAAGGAATCACTAAGAAGctacttcaaacaaaaaaggcATCCCTTAAAATTAGCAAACTTCAATTACTTGAAGAGTTTTGCGAGTTTGTGAAAAGCCATTCAGAACTTAAGACAAAATTTATTCTCGGAGAGGATGATTTGGAAAGCAAGACTTATCGTGAACTCAAAGAAATGTCCCAAGAGTATCAAGACTCTTGGAAAGTTCTGAAAGAATCGTACTTCCAACAATGGACAAAAAGGCCAGATAACATATTAGACTTTAATCTCTTATCCTGCAATAAAAATAGttga